The segment GGAGCAAGTGAAGCCGCAGCACTCCTTCAGTAAGGTGAGGCCCGTCTTGGCGAAGGGGGAGGAGGCCTGCTGCGACCTGGATGGCCCCCGTCTGGTTGGTACCCCTGAAACCCAcaggaatgagaaaaaaaagccttcaaTTTATTCAAGCCTGCTTATTTACCTTGTTAATTCCTAACACTTCCCTTTtacttgttttgtattttgattGAGCTCAAAGTACCTTTCTTCTTCATATTTCTTGGGAATTTGGATTTCAGAAAATCTGCCATTTCTTTatcttcttccttctccctgCAGAAAATAACAACGattgacacaaaaagaaatacaaagtaaatgcatgaataaataaaaaaaacacatggatcACGATGTAAAGTCTCCACCCGCATTATAGATCACAAAAGTGAAATATACAGGAGGCTCTTGTTAAACAGATGTAAAAGTGAAGTTACACCTGCTAGCCATCTATTTTACAACTAGTGAATGGACATTCTAGAGGAAGAAGTTCTGGCTATTAGAGAAGATTGGATTTAATCTCCACCCTTAAACTCAATGAAGCTGGCATCAACTCTTTGTCTACAAAGAGACGTTTCTATTGGATAAGCACACTCtgcatattttaatatttgcatGTTTAAAGTGTCTACTGATGCTCTCTGTAGCATTTCTATATTATGTGTTCTATCttgctcaacaacaacaacaaaaaagtacaacatAAAAACTGCCGattgcactttgttgtgaaGGACAGTCGGGGTAAGATAAAAGAGAGGAATAACAACAGAACCTTCCCTGCACCTCCTCATGTTCCCAAGGCAGCGATGCTTTATACTGTCTGAGCAGTGAGGCTGTACCTGTGATTGGTTTAAACTTACATTTTTGTGACCTACAATAAGCCCCCCCATTCCAATTTACATATGTTCGACtcttataaaaatataaaaacaaacaacacaaaaggaCGTGCGTCTAAAAGGACGTCCTGTGTGTTTTGTACCACACTCGTCTCTCCCGCGCGTCAACAGCAGACTTGAGAGgcttgccgcccccccccccccccccccccggaaagaTACCGAAAGAGAAGCACACTTCTGCAACGTTTTCTTGGTTCTAGTTTCAGCCAACGGCAGCTCCTCTGGCTTTGATTTGCAATGCCTCTCGCGGAGCTGTGCCCCAGGAGATGTTATCACACCAATGACGCCGAGCTGAGACACAGCTTCTGCACTATTGGTCAGTGAGCCCTCGCGGTCAATCACGAGCATGCCCCACGAACGGCGCTCAAAAAACGTCCGTTATCAAAGAAAAGATGGCTGCTCCCCTGCATGGAAAGAACATGTCAAACTTGGGCCTTTTCCTCGCAGACTGGGTCATTGCATTTCCATCTGGCGTGCGGTGGGTTCCTATTTTGTCatcttttaattattcattcatgGCCTACGGTGAGAGTCACCCGCAGGAATCCTGCCAAGCTCTAATGAGACCGCGGAGGCACCTGAGACGCTCGAACTCCACGTCGTCCACCAGGAAGTCTCTGGTCTCCACAAGCTTGTGGATCTGCTGCAGCagttcttcctccttctgccgGTCCTCGTTGGACTTGTCATTATCTGCAGCACAAGACATCGGAGTCGTTTTAGGGGGTTGTCCCAGGTTAGCAACTCTGGGACAGATGTGACAAGGAATTCGAGAAAAACATACGTTGAATTGATAACTGAATAAGAAGTCAATTCTTTGGAAGGAATGATTATATTCAATGGCGGGAGTCTAGTGGTCCGCTGTGgaataaaaatgtcaatttaCAACAAGTCAATTTACAGCTGTACAGCATGCGACAGACCAGCAGGGTCTGTGTGCCAAGACCCCCCCGATTTGGAGAAGGAAAAGTGTTTCCTTCTTTAACGGAGATAACAAGATCTCACAGAAATATGTGAAGTGACCACAAGCTGGAAATCCGTAACGAGTGAAATGACGAATGAATTGAACCACAACAAACCactcgaaaaaaaaagaaaagtatgtaAAATCAATTCAGGTTTTTGTtgaaaattacatttcatttatccGACTCTTTCACCCAGAACTGCATTAAACCACGAGGGCACAGAGCAGTTTCTAAAAGGGAGCCAAACTACGACGTGTTCTGTGTTAGTAAAGCGCTACTCATCTGACCCGCCCACCATAATGGTCTATTGTTCCTAATTCACTTTCCATTGACATTGACTACGTGCCACCGCCACGTAATTGTGAGCAGATTGTGGTCATTTCGCGTATTTCTTGCGCAATCACGCAAAAAGACATGAAGAAACCTCTACGATTGCGTAAAGCTAACCGCCTTCTGGCTTCATCTTATCAACTAACTAAGGATGAagatattttccttttaattttctCTGCCGGCTTTTTATAATTCACACCAAGACCAGATGATTCCTACCTGGTATGGACACCAATTTCTGCAGCTCCTTCTTCAGGCGAGTGATCTCCTTGCACAGCTGGATGTCATCCATCCTTTCGCACGCACaaagcaaagacacaaaaaagcaGGCAATCAATGCACGCTCGACTTTATCATATTGATCTAATATGTCACACGGGAGACGAAACAATCTTTTCTGAGGAGGAATCCCCCCCGGCGTCTCTGGAGCCAGTCAGCGGCCCTCCCACTCAGGGGATCATTACGGACCTGAGggccctctttccctccctcgaGTCAAGTCACCCAAGCTGCTGAGTCTCTGTCAAACCCGGAAAACACACCCGCGGCGCCCGCTGGGTCGCACGCCACCGCTCGCACGCGCTTCGCACGCGTTCGTCCACGTCGGTGAGCGTGTCGTCCGACCGCGCCTCTTCCACCCGTCACGTGACCTGCTCTGCACGGTGGGGGGGAAAGGCCACGAGGCCTGGAATACAAATGATGGGCTTTTACTCAACGCGCCGGACGATAGCACGACTCGCAGTAATAGGTTTGGAATAGTCACTCTCCATCTCCGCCCTCTTACCCTTCCACCACTTGCTCCTCCCGACCCTCATGCTCTTGTTTTTAaacctgctgcccccccccccccccccctacacacacacgccactgTCTGAGCCGCGTTGCCCACTGTCTTTCAGAGGAGCGGATGAATAAATATCCATGCATTAGCCTGCTTAGCGGAGCCTTTGGGATTCTAATGGAGGGCCAGCTGGGGGTGGGATGGAGAGGAAAtgtgagagagaatgagagggtGATGCTGCAAGGAGATGGAGTTCTTCAAGTGCTTTTAGTGGGAAAAGCTTGGACTTAGGTGCAATCATCTAGCTTGTTTTATACACTGGCTTGACAAGCTATTGTAAACTTTTGTGAACAAATTACCTGAAAAACCAGTAGCTGCACATGTTGTCAAAGACCATGCATCTAAAAATGTATAAAGTATAAATTGTAACTGTAATCCTAGTTATGCCACGCAGTCATCCAGCCAATTGCTTTTCACAGGTCGTGTTAATGTGTTAGCGTGTTGGAAATACTGGGCCGATTTCTGGATGGCATTTTTTAATGGTCATGATAGCCAGAACCCAAATGACAGTTACCTTTAACCCTCCTCCATGAACAAATCAAAATTTGGACCTGTCAAATACACCAATGATGGCGTGATAACGTTCTAATGTTAAAATTGAGATGTACCAAGCACAGCTTACTGGCAGTAAGCTGTAGATCCAAGACTGGGGTGTCCTAAACAACCAAATCAATGATAGCTAAGGTTGGGTTCTGCAGTTAGTTAAGGGAAGGGAAGGATCATCATTATTGTGCATTGTGTATTCACACCGGCTACAGCTGGCGGCCATGACACTAGATCAATCAGCAAGGTGAGGGTAGTGATGAGCCACTCACATGTATCTGAGCTCTGACTCCCTCCTGACCAGGACGTCCCTGATCCTGTCAATCTTAAAAAGCTCCCCCTCGATGTCGTCCGTGGTGATGGTGGAGTCCGCCATGGACACCACGTCGTCCTCTAGGGAACGGAGAGAGACAGATGCAGGAAAAGTGGCAAGAGCCAGTGACACATATGCAACGGTTCTGATATAAAACCATAAGTGCATGttgattattttctttacagCGATTACTACTAGCAGACAATGATCCAATATCAAATTTGGCTCCGCAGAGCAACAACTGCAGATGAATATGCATTTCAGATTGAATAAACAGATGCACTCATGAAATTGATGAGGAGCACATCCTGGCAGCCAAATTACCCCGTGTTAGTGGTTGGCACAGCTCACAAGCctaacacactctctctctctcctttttccaCGCACACACTGATTAACTGCAGGGACCCCGGCGGGGGGGTCAGCACAGTAAATAagcaccctcctcctccagtacACACTTTGCAGTCCTGTCTATGCTGCGGTGGCATCCTGCAATCCACTGCACTGTAGGTTCACAggacaaataataataattaaagaaaaaggcCATTAAAGCGtctttcaatttcattttctcCCGGCCTGGCGGGAGCTTTAAAGATCCTAAGAATACACGTGTCGCTGGTAACAGTTGGTCTCAAGTAGACGAAGTAGAAGAATTTTCAAGCTTTCAAACAATCATGAAGCGCACAGAGGGCGCCTCGATGGTTCGGTGAACAGGGATATCAAACACAACGCGGCGTTTCAATCTCAACACCACTCCCCGAATGTCCTCTTGGCTGCATCCCTTTGAATCAAACAGATAGTTCTTCATGAAAAttcaatgaaaacaaagcaacctaaaacaaagcaaatgatgTCTTTGCTGAAATAATCATTTACAGTGATGTATGGGTTCGTTAACACGTTTCTATGAATCTGCCATGAAATACTTTTATTCTGTGTATATATCCAGCCAGCATGTCCAACTGGAACACACGCATCAGATATAATTTACCCTGAGATCAAAGAATGGCTGATCTCCTTGAAGGCAGTCACAACTTtaatattgacaaaaaaaataccagATATCTGTTCTTCAAGTGTTAAGCGCATTAACACCGCCACGGCCGCGGATGACTTCCACCCGCCTGCAGGGGGCTGCacgacgcgggggggggggggggggggggcgacgaggATGCACATAATCAGGGTGATaccaatacccccccccccccccgttgacatCCACTCCCCGGGGTCCTTAAACCCTTCACTAAGTGGAGCTCTAGTGTGTAATATTTCTATTCTAGTCACATTGAGCctagggggggggtttcagaggGCTGGACGTCATCTGCTCCACCGTGAAAGGAAGCAGAATGAAAGCGTAACACACTAATTCAGACTGGGGGCTTCAGGTTGGTAAAAGCACCACGGGAGAGAGCACTGTAAGCACGTTTTCTGACAATCGCCGGCTCTCGGGGACGACGTGGAGCAGactgaaaaggagaaaaaaagaggttcTTGAGGTACGGAAACACATCTTCACACGCACTCCGTTACTATGACAAACGTGGCTGACGTCAGCGTGGCGTCGACACAGCCTTGACACCTCCGAGGAGGCAGCGAGGAAAGGTTTGCAATAATGAGATTAAAACCGTAACGAGACATGAAAGGATCGACACCTTTTCTGTGCGTGTTAATCAAAGTTAATTTAAATACGTTGCCTCATCAATAGTAAATCCACCTGATGCCTAAGGCTAGTatgtagaaatgtgtttttctttatatCAATTTGGATGTGACGGACTCAATATGAATACTTTTCACGTGGCTTTTCtttggtgcaaaaaaaaaaaaaagaagcattttgtgtcttctttttcattttaaaggcaTATCTATTGCAAAATATGAGAAGATCAAAGCAATGTTTATGTTTGTAGCCTAAAGAAAAAGGTCATTAACTCCAAGTTAAGTTAACTgataccagaggtgggatcaagtcactgttaggcaagtcacaagcaagtctcaagtcattgccctcgagtcccaagtcaagtcgagtcaaagacgaagcaagtcccaagtcgagtcacaagtcacagccaacaagtctcaagtcgagtcacaagtcgtactattttagtttcgagtcatttcgagtccttttattatagtggggacggggaac is part of the Pungitius pungitius chromosome 9, fPunPun2.1, whole genome shotgun sequence genome and harbors:
- the pik3r6a gene encoding bMERB domain-containing protein 1, with translation MEKKTGSSHQYGSLERTDWSRDTSKPEDDVVSMADSTITTDDIEGELFKIDRIRDVLVRRESELRYMMDDIQLCKEITRLKKELQKLVSIPDNDKSNEDRQKEEELLQQIHKLVETRDFLVDDVEFERLREKEEDKEMADFLKSKFPRNMKKKGVPTRRGPSRSQQASSPFAKTGLTLLKECCGFTCSIM